In Poecilia reticulata strain Guanapo unplaced genomic scaffold, Guppy_female_1.0+MT scaffold_131, whole genome shotgun sequence, one genomic interval encodes:
- the fam53c gene encoding protein FAM53C → MAGGGACPLRAPSSSLTSSLHSSSSPTFFSLALSPDSPLPWSFPWDPSEAAAGGGACCCFFPSPSSCSSSPSPLHPPPPPQRRFSLSPVLIRDSAASTFLPPPPVPSQAAPPPPGYAAAGATAGGPVPPSPSSACSTPSSLRRSLPPQLPRCHSQPCDLLLLKPGLKRRRDPDRPCARPVLDFTKMTQTRSIDPQCLERGGRLACGGDVCMGMEAFMGDFRGSCSPAECLGRTSIGPLSESDEECREDDEDEEEEAEEREAAQQAVFERDCTELDLNLIEEN, encoded by the exons ATggcagggggcggagcctgccCGCTGCGCGCCCCCAGCTCCTCTCTGACCTCATCGCTGCACTCCTCTTCCAGCCCCACCTTTTTCAGCCTGGCACTGTCGCCGGACTCCCCATTGCCATGGAGCTTCCCCTGGGACCCCAGTGAGGCGGCGGCAGGGGGTGgagcctgctgctgctttttcccGTCCCCCTCCTCCTGCTCGTCATCGCCCTCCCCCCTGCACCCTCCTCCGCCCCCCCAGCGGCGCTTCTCCCTCTCGCCGGTGCTCATCAGAGACTCGGCCGCCTCCACCTTCCTTCCTCCGCCTCCGGTCCCCAGCCAGGCGGCACCACCCCCTCCGGGCTACGCCGCCGCCGGAGCCACCGCGGGGGGGCCGGTACCCCCCTCGCCCTCTTCTGCCTGCAGCACGCCATCTTCTCTCCGCCGCAGCCTCCCGCCTCAGCTGCCGCGCTGCCACTCGCAGCCCTGCGACCTACTGCTGCTGAAGCCGGGCTTGAAGCGGCGCCGCGACCCCGACCGACCCTGCGCCCGGCCCGTCCTTGACTTCACCAAGATGACGCAG ACGCGCAGCATCGACCCGCAGTGCCTGGAGCGCGGCGGTAGATTAGCCTGTGGCGGCGACGTCTGCATGGGCATGGAGGCCTTCATGGGCGACTTTCGGGGCTCCTGCTCGCCCGCCGAGTGCCTGGGCCGCACCAGCATCGGGCCGCTGAGTGAGAGTGACGAGGAGTGCCGTGAGGATGAtgaggacgaagaggaggaggcggaggagcgCGAGGCGGCACAGCAGGCCGTATTTGAGAGGGATTGTACAGAACTGGACCTGAACTTGATAGAAGAAAACTGA